Below is a genomic region from Gammaproteobacteria bacterium.
CTCGAAGAAGGTCGCCTGCGTCACGGCCTGAACGCGCTCGGTGATATCCGCCGAGGCGTCCTCGCCGATCAGCGCGCTGGCGCGGATCTGTATCTTGTCCGCGTCGCCCATGGCCTCGGCCTCGACATAGGCGTCGACCTCGTTCTCCAGATCGCGGGGACCGAAGCAGTAAAGCAGCACGGCCAGGTTGAGCACCAGCTCCAGCAGCCCCAGCAATACGCCGTCGAACCAACTCTGCAGAATCCAGACGACCAGCAGCGGCGGAATCAGGATGGCGGCGAGCGCGATGGGGCCGCCCAGCAACCCCATGCCGGCCAGTCCCTGACCCAGCCAGGCGTCATAGGTCTGGAACCAGCGCAGGCGGCGAAAATCGTCCATGGCGCCCACGAAACGCTCCAGAAACAGGGCGAGCAGCACCGAAATCAAGGTCATGACGGGGTCCCGGGTTGTTATTGGTAGTCGCTGAATATCGTCATGATGATACATCACCGTTCCGCGGGCCGCAGTCGGCGGCCGCGCAAATACGCTGATGACAAACCGATTTCCGGTCAGGCCTCCCGATGTGGCGCCCGGGCCTCCAGGCCGGCGCGCAGGCGCGCCCAGTCGAAGGCCGGACCGGGATCGGTCTTGCGGCCCGGCGCGATCTCGGAATGGCCGGCGATGCGCTGCGCGGAAAGCGTCGGATAAGCGACCAGCAACGCCTCGATCACCTCCCTCAGCACACGGTACTGCACGTCCTCGTAGGGCGTGTCGTCGGCGCCTTCCAGCTCGATGCCGATGGAAAAGTCGTTGCAGCGCGGGCGTCCCGCGTAACTGGACTGCCCGGCGTGCCAGGCGCGGCGCTGAAAGGGCACGTACTGCACCAGCCGGCCGCCGCGGCGGATCAGCAGATGGCTGGACACCTCCAGCCCCTCGATTTCCTTGAAAAAGGGATGCCGCGCGGGATCCAGCCGGTTCATGAACAGGTCGTCGATCCACGGCCCGCCGAACTCGCCGGGCGGCAGGCTGATGTTGTGGATCACGATCAGCTCCGGCACCGCCTCATCCGGGCGTTCGTCGCAATTCGGCGAGGGCAGGAAAAACGCCTCATCCAGCAGGCCGGTAATGCGGTCGACCTTCATGGCGTTTCTTCCGCGGGCTGGGCGAGGCGGTCCGCGATCGCCCTCTCCAGCTTTTCCAGAGACGCCTCGCACTGCAGCGCGGCATGGTATTCGCCGTCCCGGTACAGCAGCAGCCCCGGCAGGTGAAACACATCCAGCTCACGCGTCAGCGCCAGGTCGCGCTGTGCGTCGACCTCGAATATCGGCAGCTCCGGGTGATTTTCGGCATAGCGTTCCAGCAGAGCGCGCCACACCTTGCAGGCCCCGCAGTCCGGCCCGAAAAAGAACACCAGCGCCGCGCCCTGTATCTCCGCCAGGACGTGGTGATAGTCGAATTGATCCAGTGTTTTCAGATGCGTCACCCGGACATTGTCCCCGTTCGTTCGGGGGGGCGTAAAGGGTTGGGTCGTGAGGGGGAGTTGGTGAGGGGTGAGGAGTAAGCTGCCACTAGAAATGTTCGTGGTTTGGT
It encodes:
- the ampD gene encoding 1,6-anhydro-N-acetylmuramyl-L-alanine amidase AmpD — its product is MKVDRITGLLDEAFFLPSPNCDERPDEAVPELIVIHNISLPPGEFGGPWIDDLFMNRLDPARHPFFKEIEGLEVSSHLLIRRGGRLVQYVPFQRRAWHAGQSSYAGRPRCNDFSIGIELEGADDTPYEDVQYRVLREVIEALLVAYPTLSAQRIAGHSEIAPGRKTDPGPAFDWARLRAGLEARAPHREA
- a CDS encoding thioredoxin family protein, producing the protein MTHLKTLDQFDYHHVLAEIQGAALVFFFGPDCGACKVWRALLERYAENHPELPIFEVDAQRDLALTRELDVFHLPGLLLYRDGEYHAALQCEASLEKLERAIADRLAQPAEETP